Part of the Dermatophilus congolensis genome is shown below.
TCGTGTTGGTGGTCATCAGTTGTACGACCTCCGCTGGTCTGGGGGTGGTGTGGTTGCGCCTTTGTACTCGACAGGGATTCCCCCCAACGGGTAGTCCTTCCGCTGGGGGTGCCCCGGCCAGTCGTCGGGCATAAGGATGCGGGTCAAAGCCGGGTGACCATCGAAGATGATCCCGAAGAAGTCCCAGGTTTCGCGCTCGTGCCAGGTGTTGGCGGGGTACACCTCGACGATGGAGGGAATGTGGGGGTCGTTGTCGGGGCAGGTCACTTCAACCCGGATGCGGCGGCATCCATGCGTGATGGAGGTGAAGTGGGTGACGGTGTGCAGTTCACGTCCCGTCTCTTGCGGGAAGTGGACACCGTTGACTCCACCGCACAGTTCAAACCGCAGCTCGGGAAAGTCACGTAGTTGCCGGGCCACGGCGAGCAGGTGCTCGCGGCGCACCATCACGGTCATTTCGCCGCGGTCGATCACAACCGCTTCGATTGCTTCCTCATACGAGGGTCCACCTGCTTGACGCAGTGCCTCAGCGAGCGCGTCGGCGACGGTGTCGAACCAGCCGCCGTATGGCCGAGGTGAGGGACCGGGGAACAGTTTCGGTGTGATGAGGCCGCCGTACCCGGAGGTGTCACCGGTGCTGGCGTGGAACATGCCCTGCCGTTGGCCTCGCTTGACGGGGCCGTATTGGTCTTCGGTGCGGGTGGGGAGGTTTTCCTCGTCGGTGAGAGCACCGTGGGGGGTGTTCTCCGTCATGCCAACAGCCCCTTACGTTCGGATAGTGGTGTGGCTGCCATTGCTTCTCCTTCGATACGGCGAGCCAGTTCGCGTTTAGTCGCTGGGGAGAAGTGCGGGGTACGCAGGCTCTGCGCGTGCAGTTTGAGGATCGCGTCGAAGAGCATCTCGGGTCGAGGTGGGCATCCT
Proteins encoded:
- a CDS encoding NADH-quinone oxidoreductase subunit C; translated protein: MTENTPHGALTDEENLPTRTEDQYGPVKRGQRQGMFHASTGDTSGYGGLITPKLFPGPSPRPYGGWFDTVADALAEALRQAGGPSYEEAIEAVVIDRGEMTVMVRREHLLAVARQLRDFPELRFELCGGVNGVHFPQETGRELHTVTHFTSITHGCRRIRVEVTCPDNDPHIPSIVEVYPANTWHERETWDFFGIIFDGHPALTRILMPDDWPGHPQRKDYPLGGIPVEYKGATTPPPDQRRSYN